The following coding sequences lie in one Tichowtungia aerotolerans genomic window:
- a CDS encoding S8 family serine peptidase codes for MKRSIILFSVAGLVFLAAITALRGRVHSEPGSGNRMSPVSQSVLEQDRFGSEQEATQTQVSQSSFATARADRQQQIAEAECPFRTLEKDDILDESVRALSGQGFQRRRLVRAGGKYPRQLYKETISRKSAGEYVVDSQVVMVADQIVVKLADDAVEKDLVELAARHGASIAQKLALPDHYVLQLDSAEIFAVDDALALFAREPGVISRTQPNHVYFSTVEPGDPGWSQLWGMDAIEAPSAWDTQTGNDSVLVAVIDTGIDREHEDLADNMWVNSGEYGPDGNGGLKQSNGVDDDNNGYVDDWQGWDFYNNDNDPTDDHSHGTHCAGTIGGVGNNNRGVAGVCWDISMVGIKILGADSYGASDTEIVNGVLYAASLGARIQNNSWGGYGASAVLEDAIESINADEVLFVAAAGNYNNDNDSHPFYPASYSASNIIAVAATDENDVLASFSHYGATSVDLGAPGVGIVSTVPENGYDAYDGTSMATPHVVGAAALLWSASPSMNYMDVKTALLNSTDKLAVLDGKMVSGGRLNVFKAMSAVLDSDGDGMPDSWELIYSPPLDTNVVDSAGDIDNDHLINFDEYLNGTDPTNADTDGDSLFDGWEVEYGFSPLSTTGLLDSVDRVGISTGDEAMDVVVVGDYAYIADGDAGLTIIDISNPENPFRAGSLGAVGERFGIASLNTDGFASGVAVTTNGIACIADGTNGLVVVDVSNPLIPTKLASYNTPGKAVRVVVQGNYAYIADGNGGYYVGGLEVVDISNPSSPVLAGRKSMGGEYVFDVYVSGSSAYLVTGNDTVTAIDISDPTDPQYRTSALLGSSTSPSLYAVCGDGSRLFVASRSKEVGIFDMNLNRLDGRQAIATEAIPRDIYVAGNFLYIAEGDSGLEVLDITDLQNPVHFVQYPTYGGGNAVFARGDYIYLADGTSGLQIFGVSYDVDSDGMLDSWEEEYFGGSITNGPFSDPDGDGINNWGEYLAGLNPTLNDQDGDGLIDGLDEVQIYNTDPRTPDTDGDGLVDGSDGFVSTNAYAAGTDADADGFVDGELDYGTDPLASDSDDDGMPDGWEVRYGLNPLLDDRAGDPDGDGVLNEDEYAGGTDPASSDSDGDGMPDGWELENGLDPLVDDSGLDADGDGLTNFEEYTLGTDPLDADSDNDGLTDGEEVNGTYGYITDPLDADTDNDGVPDGWEVENGWNPLVPEDPATTDRDHDGLLDADEIALNTDPTNARDPIFVDDDGPNDPWPGTTYISDPAEDGSYAHPFDAIQEGINAASNGLTVLVMPGTDYQGNGNYNINPQGKAITIRSWNDRDGTVISSDGRGPVFLINSEETTNTVIKGFSLTTTLCSSSDGDCDQVDGIVVSNAAPVLQDCFIYECELSAVSCSGGAAPVIENCEITMTKWGIQAVDSTPAIISNNIYTIGIGRAGDAGVGIQVYYSSGMVVQDTVVSNCLGRGLVVIDDPDARVSGSTFIHNLGGVTFDNSVSLFENCIVKENHAPTYYTDESGDWVAIRLVDYTAEGLTDTVDEDENGAGLLLLRGASPLIRNCLIVGNITWADDPSPQYNEDNELVQAYGLGGGVYIGTECYPTGVNCTVADNHSNTRGGGISSSGYPQLLNMIFWDNTANDALIEDNVRTNRYHYPNIHCRTGSIAVDFSNIQFGYSGEGIRTGDPLFVGSGDYHLSAIPSAAYSRGVPDTSFVWGTNVIPENDLDGNSRSLGLLPIDMGCYEFVDSDEDGMPDGWELDNGFVYTDPADGAVDSDTDGLTNLQEYLNGTDPWDDDSDDDGLLDGVEITDGTDPLDADSDDDGILDGDEISQGINPNNPDSDGDGMPDGWEVKYGLNPAQYNADGDEDKNEDGDLAPDGLTNTEEYQNGTDPLDPDTDGDGMDDGWELDKGFNPLVNDADADADDDGLTNLEEYNRGTDPQDPDTDNDGVSDGQEVANGTDPLDPDLDGDGIPNKWELENGLDPNLAADGGEDWDGDGLTNLQEYQNDTDPHNFDTDSDQLSDGWEVLYEFDPTIGNAAEDPDSDGLTNLDEYRRGTNPRRSDTDTDGMPDNWEINNDLNPLLNDAAADLDGDGLSNYTEFDSGTDPHNSDSDFDGMPDGWEVNNELDPTVDDATGDPDSDQASNLLEYRKGTDPQVHDPDYVDTDGDGMSDIWELAHFGSATGADPAVDTDGDGLNNLEEYLNGTDPTVQDTDGDGLTDGDEVNLFGSQPVNPVDPVFVDDDDDDDIEANDGYPGDPERSNTNENGSITYPFDAIQEAIDSSNTVNGMTILVADGLYEGLGNYDITPRGKEITIRSWNGAAVTEIRTHAYGSGFVFINNENLHTVVQGFTIDASDDLAPLAPEEGIEISNASPVIRDCIIKNCGLAAISICGGGPDIIDCTLADSEYGLYASQSSGVLLQGSKVYNHEGRGVYIQDDNLAEITWTTISNCLGGITLSGSDASIRQCVIVNNEAPNYFNIGDLPVFGPVLFPLSNSEAADITSLDENGGGVLILNQSAPELINCLIAGNRTWAEDPDYEENAWEPAFGLGGGIYVENGCAPIGVNCTVADNHANTRGGGLSSAGRPFFRNMIFWGNTSSNATISGASRLMTNSVAPNIYVDDEVINIWYSDIEFGHANAVFSFDADPLFNADYTLQSGSPCINEGTYYLAPVVDLAKNERPRAADFAGGNRVDLGSYEFDHLGAVMDYIALGAEVVQAEAAPDPLADTDGDGFADGEEIALGTDRYDTGDYFRISHDQSQAGDTSLIAWNSQVGCYYTVQVTDSLVGGVWTDLEGWTDVAGDGSDMICSDTRPDGARFYRVLVRIP; via the coding sequence ATGAAACGGTCGATTATCCTGTTCTCAGTTGCCGGACTTGTTTTTCTGGCTGCAATCACCGCGCTGCGGGGGCGTGTTCACTCTGAACCGGGTTCTGGAAACCGGATGTCGCCTGTTAGCCAAAGCGTGCTGGAACAGGATCGTTTTGGCTCAGAACAGGAAGCAACGCAGACTCAGGTTTCTCAATCTTCTTTCGCAACAGCTCGGGCTGATCGTCAGCAGCAAATTGCGGAGGCAGAGTGTCCGTTCCGAACCTTGGAAAAAGATGATATTCTCGACGAAAGTGTCAGGGCTCTTTCCGGTCAGGGCTTTCAGCGTCGTCGCTTAGTGCGTGCCGGCGGAAAATATCCACGACAGCTCTATAAAGAAACGATCAGCCGGAAATCTGCCGGAGAATACGTGGTTGATTCTCAAGTGGTGATGGTTGCTGATCAGATTGTTGTGAAGCTGGCAGACGATGCCGTGGAAAAGGATTTGGTCGAGCTGGCTGCCCGGCACGGCGCGTCCATTGCACAGAAGCTGGCGCTGCCGGATCATTATGTGCTCCAGCTGGATTCTGCTGAAATCTTTGCGGTTGATGATGCTCTTGCATTGTTTGCACGTGAGCCCGGCGTCATCTCGCGCACTCAGCCTAATCACGTTTATTTTTCAACGGTGGAACCCGGCGATCCCGGATGGTCGCAGCTTTGGGGCATGGATGCCATTGAGGCTCCTTCAGCGTGGGATACTCAAACCGGGAATGATTCAGTTCTGGTCGCTGTGATCGATACAGGAATTGATAGAGAACATGAGGATTTGGCCGATAACATGTGGGTTAATTCCGGAGAATACGGACCCGATGGAAACGGCGGCCTTAAGCAGAGTAACGGCGTCGACGATGATAACAACGGATATGTTGACGACTGGCAGGGATGGGACTTTTACAATAACGATAATGATCCGACAGATGACCACAGTCACGGAACGCATTGTGCCGGTACCATTGGCGGTGTCGGGAATAATAACCGAGGCGTTGCCGGGGTCTGCTGGGATATTTCAATGGTTGGAATCAAGATCCTCGGCGCTGATAGTTACGGAGCATCTGACACAGAAATCGTAAACGGGGTTTTGTATGCCGCTTCCCTGGGCGCTCGTATCCAGAATAACAGCTGGGGAGGGTATGGAGCCAGTGCTGTGCTGGAAGATGCGATTGAATCGATCAATGCCGATGAGGTCCTTTTTGTGGCGGCGGCAGGAAATTACAACAACGACAACGACAGTCATCCGTTTTATCCGGCCAGTTATAGTGCTTCCAATATCATTGCGGTTGCGGCCACAGATGAAAATGATGTACTGGCATCTTTCTCTCATTATGGCGCGACATCCGTAGACCTCGGAGCTCCGGGGGTTGGAATTGTCAGTACGGTACCTGAAAATGGATATGATGCATATGACGGAACGTCTATGGCCACTCCGCATGTGGTTGGTGCGGCAGCTCTGCTTTGGAGTGCAAGTCCGTCCATGAACTATATGGACGTGAAGACTGCTTTGCTGAACAGTACGGATAAACTGGCCGTGTTGGACGGGAAAATGGTTTCTGGCGGCCGGTTGAATGTGTTTAAGGCAATGTCCGCAGTGTTGGACTCCGATGGAGACGGGATGCCGGATAGCTGGGAGCTGATTTATTCTCCGCCGCTTGATACCAATGTGGTGGATTCTGCGGGTGATATTGATAATGACCATTTGATCAATTTTGATGAATACCTGAACGGAACCGATCCAACGAATGCCGATACGGATGGAGACAGTCTGTTTGACGGTTGGGAGGTGGAGTATGGATTTAGTCCGCTCAGCACAACCGGATTGCTGGACTCTGTTGATCGAGTGGGGATCAGCACCGGTGACGAAGCAATGGACGTCGTTGTGGTGGGTGATTATGCATACATCGCTGACGGCGACGCTGGTTTGACCATTATTGATATATCCAATCCGGAAAATCCGTTCCGGGCCGGTTCTTTGGGGGCTGTTGGTGAGAGATTTGGTATTGCATCGTTGAATACCGATGGATTTGCCAGCGGAGTTGCCGTTACAACCAATGGAATTGCCTGTATTGCAGATGGTACAAACGGTTTGGTGGTGGTTGATGTATCGAATCCTTTGATTCCAACAAAACTGGCTTCTTATAATACTCCGGGAAAAGCCGTGCGTGTTGTTGTGCAGGGAAATTATGCGTATATTGCTGATGGTAATGGTGGATATTATGTTGGCGGGTTGGAGGTTGTAGATATCAGTAACCCTTCGTCACCGGTTCTTGCCGGACGCAAAAGTATGGGCGGAGAGTATGTGTTTGATGTCTACGTTTCTGGGTCATCAGCCTATCTTGTAACGGGCAATGATACGGTTACAGCCATTGATATTTCAGACCCAACCGATCCACAATATCGAACATCAGCTCTGCTGGGGTCGTCCACGTCTCCCAGTCTGTATGCGGTGTGCGGAGATGGATCCCGTTTGTTTGTCGCTTCGCGCAGCAAGGAAGTCGGGATCTTTGACATGAATTTGAACCGACTGGACGGCAGGCAGGCAATCGCTACTGAAGCCATTCCGCGTGATATCTATGTGGCGGGCAACTTCCTCTACATTGCGGAAGGAGACAGTGGGCTTGAAGTGCTGGATATCACAGATCTGCAGAATCCTGTCCATTTTGTCCAGTATCCAACCTATGGCGGCGGGAATGCGGTTTTTGCCCGTGGGGATTATATCTACCTGGCCGACGGAACCAGCGGGCTGCAGATTTTCGGGGTTTCCTATGATGTTGATTCCGACGGGATGTTGGATAGCTGGGAAGAGGAATATTTCGGCGGCTCGATTACAAACGGTCCGTTTTCTGACCCGGACGGTGATGGCATCAATAACTGGGGAGAATATCTTGCCGGTTTGAATCCAACCCTCAATGACCAGGATGGTGATGGTTTGATTGATGGACTCGATGAGGTTCAGATTTATAACACAGATCCGCGAACTCCGGATACGGATGGCGATGGGTTGGTGGATGGCAGTGATGGATTTGTTTCCACTAATGCATATGCCGCTGGAACCGATGCGGATGCAGACGGCTTTGTGGATGGGGAGCTCGATTACGGAACAGATCCGCTGGCTTCTGATAGTGATGACGATGGCATGCCGGATGGCTGGGAGGTCCGGTACGGACTAAATCCTCTGCTGGATGACCGCGCCGGTGATCCGGATGGAGATGGTGTTCTGAATGAAGACGAGTATGCAGGCGGAACCGATCCGGCTTCATCTGACAGTGATGGTGATGGCATGCCGGATGGTTGGGAGCTTGAAAACGGGTTGGATCCGCTTGTGGACGACAGTGGTCTGGATGCGGATGGCGATGGGCTGACCAATTTTGAAGAGTACACATTGGGAACCGATCCTTTGGATGCCGACAGTGATAATGATGGTCTGACCGATGGTGAAGAAGTCAATGGGACGTATGGATACATCACCGATCCTTTGGACGCAGATACAGACAACGACGGTGTGCCGGATGGCTGGGAGGTCGAGAATGGCTGGAACCCGCTCGTGCCTGAGGATCCGGCAACGACGGACCGCGATCATGACGGCCTTTTGGATGCAGATGAAATTGCTCTGAATACCGACCCAACCAATGCTCGCGACCCGATTTTCGTGGATGATGATGGCCCCAATGATCCATGGCCAGGTACTACATATATTTCTGACCCTGCGGAAGATGGTTCCTATGCTCATCCTTTTGATGCCATTCAGGAAGGGATTAATGCCGCTTCAAACGGCCTGACCGTTCTAGTGATGCCGGGTACAGATTATCAGGGGAATGGAAATTATAATATTAACCCGCAGGGTAAAGCTATTACGATTCGTTCATGGAATGACCGGGATGGAACAGTTATCAGCAGTGATGGCCGCGGCCCCGTTTTCCTGATTAATTCTGAAGAGACAACCAATACTGTCATTAAAGGGTTTTCATTAACGACAACGCTGTGCAGTTCCAGTGATGGCGATTGTGATCAGGTGGATGGTATTGTGGTCAGCAATGCTGCGCCTGTTCTTCAGGATTGTTTCATCTATGAATGTGAATTGTCGGCTGTTTCCTGCTCCGGCGGTGCGGCTCCAGTCATCGAAAACTGCGAAATAACCATGACTAAATGGGGAATTCAGGCGGTTGATTCCACACCTGCTATTATCAGCAATAACATTTATACCATAGGAATCGGTCGGGCTGGTGATGCCGGTGTGGGGATTCAGGTCTATTACAGTTCCGGAATGGTTGTGCAGGATACGGTCGTATCCAACTGTCTCGGTCGTGGTCTGGTCGTGATTGACGACCCGGATGCGCGCGTGTCTGGATCCACCTTTATTCACAATCTGGGCGGCGTTACGTTCGATAACAGCGTATCTCTCTTTGAGAACTGTATTGTCAAAGAAAATCATGCGCCAACCTATTACACCGATGAAAGCGGTGATTGGGTGGCAATACGGTTGGTGGATTACACAGCAGAAGGCTTGACTGATACTGTTGATGAGGATGAAAACGGAGCAGGGTTATTGCTGCTGCGCGGCGCATCGCCATTAATTCGCAACTGTTTGATTGTCGGGAATATAACCTGGGCGGATGATCCGAGTCCGCAATACAATGAAGACAACGAACTGGTTCAGGCATATGGGTTGGGCGGTGGAGTCTATATCGGTACAGAATGTTATCCGACCGGAGTGAACTGTACCGTTGCGGATAACCACTCCAACACACGTGGTGGTGGAATCAGTTCCAGCGGGTATCCGCAGTTGCTGAACATGATTTTCTGGGACAACACAGCCAATGATGCGCTGATCGAAGATAATGTGCGCACCAATCGCTATCATTATCCGAATATTCACTGTCGTACCGGCAGTATTGCCGTTGACTTCAGTAATATCCAGTTTGGGTACAGTGGTGAAGGCATTCGAACAGGGGATCCGTTGTTTGTGGGTTCCGGAGATTATCATTTATCAGCCATCCCATCGGCGGCATATAGTCGGGGCGTTCCGGATACCAGCTTTGTCTGGGGCACAAATGTTATTCCGGAAAACGATCTGGATGGAAATTCTCGATCGCTGGGGCTTCTGCCTATTGATATGGGTTGCTATGAATTTGTGGATAGTGATGAGGATGGCATGCCGGATGGCTGGGAGCTGGATAATGGATTTGTATATACAGATCCTGCCGATGGGGCCGTTGACAGTGATACAGACGGGTTGACCAACCTGCAGGAGTATCTTAATGGAACAGATCCATGGGATGACGATTCGGATGACGATGGGCTGTTGGATGGAGTAGAAATCACCGATGGTACCGATCCGCTTGATGCAGACTCTGATGATGACGGAATTTTAGATGGTGATGAAATCTCGCAGGGAATCAATCCGAACAACCCTGACAGCGATGGCGACGGCATGCCGGACGGCTGGGAGGTTAAATACGGATTAAATCCGGCGCAATATAACGCGGACGGGGATGAAGATAAAAACGAAGACGGGGATTTGGCACCCGATGGCCTGACCAATACAGAAGAGTACCAGAACGGTACCGATCCTTTGGATCCGGACACGGACGGTGACGGCATGGACGATGGTTGGGAGCTGGATAAAGGCTTCAATCCGTTGGTGAATGATGCCGATGCGGATGCCGATGATGACGGCCTTACGAATCTCGAGGAATACAACCGCGGTACCGACCCTCAGGATCCGGACACTGATAACGACGGAGTCTCTGACGGACAGGAAGTGGCCAACGGTACCGATCCGCTCGATCCCGATCTTGACGGTGATGGCATACCTAACAAGTGGGAACTTGAAAATGGTCTCGACCCGAACTTGGCCGCTGACGGCGGAGAGGATTGGGACGGTGATGGGTTGACGAACCTTCAGGAATATCAGAACGATACCGACCCTCATAATTTCGATACCGATAGCGACCAGCTTTCGGACGGTTGGGAAGTGTTGTATGAATTCGATCCTACTATTGGAAATGCCGCTGAGGATCCGGATTCGGATGGTCTGACCAATCTGGATGAATACAGAAGAGGAACCAATCCCAGACGTTCTGATACCGATACGGATGGAATGCCGGACAACTGGGAGATAAACAACGATCTTAATCCGCTTCTTAATGATGCTGCGGCGGATCTCGATGGCGATGGCCTTAGCAACTATACCGAATTTGACAGTGGGACAGATCCCCATAACTCCGATTCCGATTTTGATGGGATGCCCGACGGATGGGAGGTCAACAACGAACTGGATCCGACGGTGGATGATGCAACCGGTGATCCGGATTCAGATCAGGCGTCCAACCTTCTTGAATACCGCAAGGGCACAGACCCTCAGGTGCATGATCCCGATTATGTTGATACGGATGGCGACGGGATGTCGGATATTTGGGAACTCGCCCACTTTGGTTCGGCGACCGGTGCCGACCCGGCCGTTGACACGGACGGCGATGGCCTGAACAATCTGGAAGAGTATCTGAACGGGACTGATCCGACTGTGCAGGACACGGATGGAGACGGCTTGACGGACGGTGATGAGGTTAATTTGTTTGGCAGTCAGCCGGTGAATCCAGTGGATCCGGTCTTTGTGGACGACGATGACGACGACGACATTGAAGCCAACGACGGGTATCCGGGCGATCCTGAGCGGAGCAATACCAATGAAAACGGTTCTATCACCTATCCGTTTGATGCAATTCAGGAGGCGATCGACAGCTCCAATACGGTGAATGGTATGACCATTCTGGTTGCTGACGGGCTCTATGAAGGATTAGGGAACTACGATATTACTCCGCGCGGAAAGGAAATTACCATTCGTTCGTGGAACGGTGCGGCTGTGACCGAGATCCGCACACACGCCTACGGCTCCGGTTTTGTGTTCATCAACAACGAAAACCTCCATACGGTTGTCCAGGGTTTTACCATTGATGCCTCAGACGATTTGGCGCCTTTGGCACCGGAAGAGGGAATCGAGATAAGCAACGCGAGCCCTGTGATCCGTGACTGCATCATCAAGAATTGCGGTCTCGCAGCGATTTCGATTTGCGGCGGCGGTCCGGACATCATTGACTGTACGCTCGCGGATTCGGAGTATGGTTTGTACGCAAGCCAAAGCAGCGGCGTGTTGCTTCAGGGATCCAAAGTCTACAACCACGAAGGCCGCGGAGTTTACATCCAGGATGATAATCTGGCGGAGATAACTTGGACCACAATCTCTAACTGTTTAGGAGGGATTACGCTCTCCGGCAGTGATGCTTCAATCCGGCAGTGTGTGATCGTCAATAACGAAGCACCGAACTATTTTAATATTGGCGATCTGCCTGTTTTTGGGCCAGTACTGTTCCCGTTGTCAAATTCCGAAGCGGCAGATATCACGTCATTGGACGAAAACGGCGGCGGAGTTTTGATCCTAAATCAAAGTGCTCCTGAGCTGATCAACTGCCTGATTGCCGGCAACCGGACCTGGGCGGAAGATCCGGATTATGAAGAAAACGCCTGGGAACCGGCGTTCGGCCTGGGAGGCGGTATCTATGTCGAGAATGGCTGTGCGCCAATTGGTGTCAACTGCACCGTGGCCGACAACCATGCCAATACTCGCGGCGGGGGGCTCAGTTCGGCTGGCCGTCCATTCTTCCGGAATATGATCTTCTGGGGCAACACATCATCGAATGCGACCATCAGTGGAGCATCACGATTGATGACCAACAGCGTGGCTCCGAATATTTATGTTGATGATGAGGTCATCAATATTTGGTACAGCGATATTGAGTTCGGTCATGCTAACGCGGTATTTTCCTTTGATGCCGATCCGCTCTTTAACGCGGACTATACGTTGCAGTCCGGTTCGCCGTGTATCAATGAGGGAACCTACTATCTGGCCCCTGTTGTTGATCTGGCGAAAAATGAACGTCCCCGTGCCGCCGACTTTGCCGGTGGCAACCGGGTCGATCTCGGCAGTTATGAGTTCGATCACTTAGGTGCAGTAATGGATTACATTGCTTTGGGGGCCGAAGTCGTACAGGCCGAAGCCGCTCCTGATCCACTGGCCGATACCGACGGCGATGGATTTGCGGACGGAGAAGAGATTGCTCTCGGAACTGACCGCTATGACACGGGCGACTATTTTCGCATCTCGCATGATCAAAGCCAGGCAGGCGACACGTCGCTCATCGCGTGGAACTCGCAGGTTGGCTGTTATTACACCGTGCAGGTTACAGACAGCCTGGTTGGTGGAGTATGGACAGACCTTGAAGGCTGGACTGATGTGGCTGGCGACGGCAGCGATATGATCTGCAGCGATACCCGCCCCGATGGCGCCCGTTTCTACCGTGTTTTAGTCCGCATTCCTTAG